The following proteins are encoded in a genomic region of Penaeus chinensis breed Huanghai No. 1 chromosome 10, ASM1920278v2, whole genome shotgun sequence:
- the LOC125029750 gene encoding bromodomain and PHD finger-containing protein 3-like isoform X2 produces the protein MPRLGLGYDMDQFLDHCRMTKPPYECPHASCGKIYRSLAGIQHHMNTYDHENPPPNVVTPKSARKKNMKRPPSPVASQDPEPPSIPYSHDMKTVEFEVDGKLTRLSVYDPIEILSKHDFPFSDQEDYEASMPPVVEEPPPQEQARTPTIKPLPKTPTSKTSLSKTPVQKTPLQKTPKARTGDKDRGVDVQRYTIEEKKSNKLPEASFSVIEDYYKNLPDAPPQPSNYHRFIEKSLEELDEEVEYDMDEEDRAWLQKMNEKRAVDELPPVEMETFELLMDRLEKESFFQAQSTGRDSGVPIDEDAVCCICMDGECQNSNVILFCDMCNLAVHQECYGVPYIPEGQWLCRRCLQSPSRAVDCALCPNKGGAFKQTDDARWAHVVCAMWIPEVCFANTVFLEPIDSIGNIPPARWKLTCYICKQRGVGACIQCNKVNCYTAFHVTCAQQAGLHMKIDAVRETSVNGTSVTVRKAAYCDMHTPADSDARPQLDEIMDSAKKAAAKAASRQKMKKARKILAEKRSAAPIVSVPTIPADRPIILPTYCGVVNSVPIIPSENIQKLASLVSMPKRSQFMHRLLAFWTLKRQSRNGVPLLRRLTTSHSRRSNRSPEEKNTDYKDKEKILSEAERRREEIKYWQRLRQDLEKARLLCELIRKREKTKRELVKAKAEEKQVQLAPLVHLLLQTIDVIQEKDQQMIFAEPVDFDEVLDYLDVVKHPMDLSTMRQKAETHQYRTIDQFASDFELMIDNCLTYNAKETIFYRTAVKLRDQVNRGGAIIRQLRRNVENIGFDMETGLLLPHRPKPLPEYSDNKIIKEVDDALVADGDDSASLEDREKALLELLDKANMIRHHVARIKRVKLIRREIGIVRRKLAMNNSGNSHYKASVTYYDSDDDSDKDDSDIDNSSVIDDEAEPGEPSRPSTPPPLAAKMVNVHLSHTPKTPLSSRKVSLSSPMTTPVQRGRQRKAGFRGTPKDDGKQKRIDSFFERINKNSQRESDHPDHAATLADESKAAKPEKEDSAQETPKKRGPGRPPKRLRTLSGPSTSPPAKKLESDSTEPVTPTKESSEDGPEEEPPSVPSSPSGVNRRTSVLFTKKAGALFKKPDSSSPQKRISRQRRASESTQGTNSDVEIQSPEKTPKSTNKKKGHLMNTGLTNGVSVDSGVICHQNTKSGSSLSFPENISILDLSDSGTPPSKDSFKMYRQGGEIPPETDEDTHSESNSSMTDTEDDTASDTDSEGVGSESDSSVAVDSPGSGHTGDQIPLEPLDLVWAKCRGYPWYPALIINPKMPKTGYFHNGVPIPVPPDDVLALANNYPSPMYLVLFFDNKRTWQWLPRNKLEPLGVDSTLDKAKLVESRKPAERKAVKKAYEKAILHRCRVTGENTGLSGESENEEAS, from the exons atGCCTCGACTGGGCCTTGGCTATGATATGGACCAGTTCCTGGACCACTGTCGTATGACAAAACCTCCATATGAATGCCCGCATGCATCGTGTGGCAAGATTTACCGCAGTCTTGCAGGCATTCAGCACCACATGAACACATATGACCATGAGAATCCTCCTCCAAATGTGGTCACTCCAAAATCAG CCCGGAAGAAAAACATGAAGCGACCCCCATCCCCTGTAGCAAGTCAGGATCCAGAGCCACCTTCAATACCATACTCGCATGACATGAAAACTGTGGAGTTTGAGGTTGATGGAAAATTGACTCGGTTGTCTGTCTATGACCCAATAGAAATTTTATCAAAG CACGATTTTCCATTTTCTGATCAGGAGGATTACGAAGCCTCAATGCCTCCGGTCGTAGAGGAGCCCCCACCTCAGGAGCAAGCACGCACACCAACTATCAAACCCTTGCCCAAGACACCAACATCTAAAACCTCCCTATCAAAAACTCCAGTGCAGAAAACTCCTCTCCAGAAAACACCAAAA GCTCGTACAGGTGATAAAGATAGAGGGGTAGATGTCCAACGGTACacgatagaagagaaaaaaagcaacaaactCCCAGAAGCATCATTTTCAGTCATAGAGGATTATTACAAAAATCTTCCTGATGCTCCTCCACAACCATCCAACTAtcatag GTTTATAGAGAAAAGTCTTGAAGAATTAGATGAAGAAGTGGAGTACGACATGGATGAGGAAGACAGAGCATGGCTgcagaaaatgaatgagaagagAGCCGTGGATGAACTGCCACCTGTAGAAATGGAGACCTTTGAATTACTCATGGATCGTTTAGAAAAGGAATCTTTCTTCCAG GCTCAGTCAACTGGCAGAGATTCTGGTGTGCCAATAGATGAGGATGCTGTATGCTGTATTTGTATGGATGGAGAGTGTCAAAACAGTAATGTTATCCTATTCTGTGATATGTGCAACTTAGCAGTGCATCAG GAGTGCTATGGAGTTCCTTACATCCCAGAGGGGCAGTGGCTGTGCAGGCGGTGCTTACAATCTCCATCACGGGCTGTGGACTGTGCTCTTTGTCCCAACAAGGGCGGAGCATTTAAACAGACAGATGATGCTCGCTGGGCTCATGTTGTTTGTGCCATGTGGATTCCTGAAGTTTGTTTTGCAAATACT GTTTTCCTTGAACCAATAGACAGTATTGGTAATATACCTCCTGCTCGCTGGAAACTCACATGCTACATATGCAAGCAGAGAGGAGTTGGTGCTTGTATCCAGTGTAATAAAGTAAACTGCTATACAG CTTTTCATGTGACCTGTGCTCAACAAGCAGGACTGCATATGAAGATTGATGCAGTAAGAGAGACTAGTGTGAATGGCACATCAGTCACAGTGCGTAAAGCAGCTTATTGTGATATGCACACCCCAGCTGACTCAGATGCG CGTCCTCAGCTCGATGAGATTATGGACTCAGCTAAGAAAGCAGCAGCAAAAGCGGCATCCcgacagaaaatgaagaaagctCGTAAGATTTTGGCTGAGAAACGTTCTGCTGCTCCAATTGTTTCAGTTCCCACAATACCAGCTGACCG TCCCATCATACTCCCTACCTATTGTGGTGTTGTCAACTCTGTGCCCATCATACCCAGTGAAAA TATTCAGAAATTGGCATCCCTGGTCAGTATGCCCAAAAGGTCACAGTTCATGCACCGCCTCTTAGCCTTCTGGACGTTGAAGCGGCAGTCGAGAAATGGCGTCCCGTTGCTGAGACGGCTTACGACCTCACACTCCCGCCGTAGCAATCGGTCACCTGAGGAGAAGAACACAGACTACAAGGATAAGGAGAAAATACTCAGT GAGGCAGAGAGGCGCAGAGAAGAAATTAAGTATTGGCAGAGGTTACGTCAGGATCTGGAAAAAGCAAGGCTGCTCTGTGAACTaattagaaagagggaaaaaaccaAGAGAGAGCTAGTCAAGGC AAAAGCCGAGGAGAAGCAGGTGCAATTGGCTCCTCTAGTGCATCTACTACTACAGACCATTGATGTAATTCAAGAGAAGGATCAACAAATGATATTTGCTGAACCAGTTGACTTTGAtgag GTTCTTGACTATCTTGATGTGGTAAAACATCCTATGGATCTCTCCACCATGAGACAGAAGGCTGAGACACATCAATACCGCACAATTGATCAGTTTGCGAGTGACTTTGAGCTGATGATTGACAACTGTCTCACCTATAATGCAAAAGAAACCATTTTCTATAGAACAGCTGTCAAGTTACGGGACCAGGTAAACCGA GGTGGTGCTATCATTCGTCAACTCCGAAGAAATGTTGAGAACATTGGATTTGATATGGAAACTGGGTTGCTACTACCACACCGACCCAAACCTTTGCCAGAGTACTCAGATAATAAGATAATCAAGgaag TTGATGATGCCCTggttgctgatggtgatgattcgGCAAGTCTAGAAGATCGAGAGAAAGCACTGCTTGAGCTCCTAGATAAAGCAAACATGATTCGACATCATGTAGCGCGCATTAAGCGTGTAAAACTTATTAG acGAGAGATTGGGATAGTGCGCAGGAAACTGGCAATGAATAATTCTGGAAATAGTCATTACAAGGCCAGTGTAACATACTACGACAGTGATGACGACAGTGATAAGGATGATTCCG ATATAGATAATAGCTCAGTCATTGATGACGAGGCCGAACCTGGCGAGCCAAGCAGGCCAAGCACACCACCTCCGCTGGCAGCAAAAATGGTTAATGTCCACCTGTCCCACACCCCTAAGACACCCTTGAGCAGTCGAAAGGTGTCTCTGTCGTCACCTATGACCACTCCTGTGCAGCGAGGTCGTCAACGCAAGGCAGGGTTCAGAGGCACACCAAAG GATGATGGGAAACAGAAGCGCATTGACTCCTTCTTCGAGCGAATCAATAAGAACTCTCAGAGAGAATCAGATCATCCTGACCATGCAGCCACACTTGCAGATGAGAGTAAAGCAGCTAAACCAGAGAAAGAAG attCTGCTCAGGAGACTCCCAAGAAGCGAGGTCCTGGGCGCCCTCCTAAGCGACTCAGAACGCTGTCAGGTCCATCTACAAGTCCCCCGGCCAAAAAGc TAGAGAGTGACTCAACGGAGCCTGTGACGCCAACCAAAGAAAGCAGTGAAGATGGGCCAGAGGAGGAGCCCCCCTCTGTACCTAGCTCTCCATCTGGGGTGAATCGCCGCACGTCAGTACTCTTTACAAAGAAAGCTGGGGCACTGTTTAAG AAGCCAGACAGTTCATCTCCCCAGAAACGCATATCACGCCAACGTCGGGCATCAGAGAGCACACAGGGCACTAATAGTGATGTTGAAATTCAGTCACCAGAAAAGACACCAAAGTCgacaaacaagaaaaagggaCATCTAATG AATACAGGGTTGACTAATGGAGTAAGTGTTGACTCCGGTGTTATTTGCCATCAGAACACAAAGTCGGGctcctccctgtccttccctgAAAACATCTCAATCTTAGATCTCTCAGACAGTGGGACACCTCCATCCAAGGATTCCTTCAAGATGTATCGACAGGGAGGAG AGATACCCCCAGAGACCGATGAGGATACACACTCTGAATCCAACTCCAGCATGACGGACACAGAGGATGACACTGCTTCAGACACGGATTCAGAAGGTGTTGGTAGTGAGTCTGACTCTAGTGTGGCAGTTGATTCACCTGGCTCAGGTCACACTGGAGATCAGATTCCTCTAGAACCTCTTGACCTTGTTTGGGCTAAGTGTCGGGGTTACCCTTGGTATCCTGCTCTG attatcAACCCCAAGATGCCTAAAACAGGCTACTTCCACAATGGTGTTCCAATTCCAGTACCTCCAGATGATGTTTTAGCATTGGCTAATAATTACCCTTCACCAATGTACTTAGTGTTGTTCTTTGATAATAAACGCACTTG GCAATGGCTGCCCCGTAATAAGTTAGAGCCCCTTGGAGTGGACTCAACCTTGGATAAGGCCAAACTTGTGGAATCCCGTAAACCAGCTGAAAGGAAAGCTGTGAAGAAGGCGTATGAAAAGGCCATCTTACATCGATGCAGGGTGACTGGAGAAAACACAGGACTCAGTGGGGAATCAGAGAATGAGGAAGCAAGTTGA
- the LOC125029750 gene encoding bromodomain and PHD finger-containing protein 3-like isoform X3 has product MPRLGLGYDMDQFLDHCRMTKPPYECPHASCGKIYRSLAGIQHHMNTYDHENPPPNVVTPKSARKKNMKRPPSPVASQDPEPPSIPYSHDMKTVEFEVDGKLTRLSVYDPIEILSKHDFPFSDQEDYEASMPPVVEEPPPQEQARTPTIKPLPKTPTSKTSLSKTPVQKTPLQKTPKARTGDKDRGVDVQRYTIEEKKSNKLPEASFSVIEDYYKNLPDAPPQPSNYHRFIEKSLEELDEEVEYDMDEEDRAWLQKMNEKRAVDELPPVEMETFELLMDRLEKESFFQAQSTGRDSGVPIDEDAVCCICMDGECQNSNVILFCDMCNLAVHQECYGVPYIPEGQWLCRRCLQSPSRAVDCALCPNKGGAFKQTDDARWAHVVCAMWIPEVCFANTVFLEPIDSIGNIPPARWKLTCYICKQRGVGACIQCNKVNCYTAFHVTCAQQAGLHMKIDAVRETSVNGTSVTVRKAAYCDMHTPADSDARPQLDEIMDSAKKAAAKAASRQKMKKARKILAEKRSAAPIVSVPTIPADRPIILPTYCGVVNSVPIIPSENIQKLASLVSMPKRSQFMHRLLAFWTLKRQSRNGVPLLRRLTTSHSRRSNRSPEEKNTDYKDKEKILSEAERRREEIKYWQRLRQDLEKARLLCELIRKREKTKRELVKAKAEEKQVQLAPLVHLLLQTIDVIQEKDQQMIFAEPVDFDEVLDYLDVVKHPMDLSTMRQKAETHQYRTIDQFASDFELMIDNCLTYNAKETIFYRTAVKLRDQVNRGGAIIRQLRRNVENIGFDMETGLLLPHRPKPLPEYSDNKIIKEVDDALVADGDDSASLEDREKALLELLDKANMIRHHVARIKRVKLIRREIGIVRRKLAMNNSGNSHYKASVTYYDSDDDSDKDDSDIDNSSVIDDEAEPGEPSRPSTPPPLAAKMVNVHLSHTPKTPLSSRKVSLSSPMTTPVQRGRQRKAGFRGTPKDDGKQKRIDSFFERINKNSQRESDHPDHAATLADESKAAKPEKEDSAQETPKKRGPGRPPKRLRTLSGPSTSPPAKKQVESDSTEPVTPTKESSEDGPEEEPPSVPSSPSGVNRRTSVLFTKKAGALFKPDSSSPQKRISRQRRASESTQGTNSDVEIQSPEKTPKSTNKKKGHLMNTGLTNGVSVDSGVICHQNTKSGSSLSFPENISILDLSDSGTPPSKDSFKMYRQGGEIPPETDEDTHSESNSSMTDTEDDTASDTDSEGVGSESDSSVAVDSPGSGHTGDQIPLEPLDLVWAKCRGYPWYPALIINPKMPKTGYFHNGVPIPVPPDDVLALANNYPSPMYLVLFFDNKRTWQWLPRNKLEPLGVDSTLDKAKLVESRKPAERKAVKKAYEKAILHRCRVTGENTGLSGESENEEAS; this is encoded by the exons atGCCTCGACTGGGCCTTGGCTATGATATGGACCAGTTCCTGGACCACTGTCGTATGACAAAACCTCCATATGAATGCCCGCATGCATCGTGTGGCAAGATTTACCGCAGTCTTGCAGGCATTCAGCACCACATGAACACATATGACCATGAGAATCCTCCTCCAAATGTGGTCACTCCAAAATCAG CCCGGAAGAAAAACATGAAGCGACCCCCATCCCCTGTAGCAAGTCAGGATCCAGAGCCACCTTCAATACCATACTCGCATGACATGAAAACTGTGGAGTTTGAGGTTGATGGAAAATTGACTCGGTTGTCTGTCTATGACCCAATAGAAATTTTATCAAAG CACGATTTTCCATTTTCTGATCAGGAGGATTACGAAGCCTCAATGCCTCCGGTCGTAGAGGAGCCCCCACCTCAGGAGCAAGCACGCACACCAACTATCAAACCCTTGCCCAAGACACCAACATCTAAAACCTCCCTATCAAAAACTCCAGTGCAGAAAACTCCTCTCCAGAAAACACCAAAA GCTCGTACAGGTGATAAAGATAGAGGGGTAGATGTCCAACGGTACacgatagaagagaaaaaaagcaacaaactCCCAGAAGCATCATTTTCAGTCATAGAGGATTATTACAAAAATCTTCCTGATGCTCCTCCACAACCATCCAACTAtcatag GTTTATAGAGAAAAGTCTTGAAGAATTAGATGAAGAAGTGGAGTACGACATGGATGAGGAAGACAGAGCATGGCTgcagaaaatgaatgagaagagAGCCGTGGATGAACTGCCACCTGTAGAAATGGAGACCTTTGAATTACTCATGGATCGTTTAGAAAAGGAATCTTTCTTCCAG GCTCAGTCAACTGGCAGAGATTCTGGTGTGCCAATAGATGAGGATGCTGTATGCTGTATTTGTATGGATGGAGAGTGTCAAAACAGTAATGTTATCCTATTCTGTGATATGTGCAACTTAGCAGTGCATCAG GAGTGCTATGGAGTTCCTTACATCCCAGAGGGGCAGTGGCTGTGCAGGCGGTGCTTACAATCTCCATCACGGGCTGTGGACTGTGCTCTTTGTCCCAACAAGGGCGGAGCATTTAAACAGACAGATGATGCTCGCTGGGCTCATGTTGTTTGTGCCATGTGGATTCCTGAAGTTTGTTTTGCAAATACT GTTTTCCTTGAACCAATAGACAGTATTGGTAATATACCTCCTGCTCGCTGGAAACTCACATGCTACATATGCAAGCAGAGAGGAGTTGGTGCTTGTATCCAGTGTAATAAAGTAAACTGCTATACAG CTTTTCATGTGACCTGTGCTCAACAAGCAGGACTGCATATGAAGATTGATGCAGTAAGAGAGACTAGTGTGAATGGCACATCAGTCACAGTGCGTAAAGCAGCTTATTGTGATATGCACACCCCAGCTGACTCAGATGCG CGTCCTCAGCTCGATGAGATTATGGACTCAGCTAAGAAAGCAGCAGCAAAAGCGGCATCCcgacagaaaatgaagaaagctCGTAAGATTTTGGCTGAGAAACGTTCTGCTGCTCCAATTGTTTCAGTTCCCACAATACCAGCTGACCG TCCCATCATACTCCCTACCTATTGTGGTGTTGTCAACTCTGTGCCCATCATACCCAGTGAAAA TATTCAGAAATTGGCATCCCTGGTCAGTATGCCCAAAAGGTCACAGTTCATGCACCGCCTCTTAGCCTTCTGGACGTTGAAGCGGCAGTCGAGAAATGGCGTCCCGTTGCTGAGACGGCTTACGACCTCACACTCCCGCCGTAGCAATCGGTCACCTGAGGAGAAGAACACAGACTACAAGGATAAGGAGAAAATACTCAGT GAGGCAGAGAGGCGCAGAGAAGAAATTAAGTATTGGCAGAGGTTACGTCAGGATCTGGAAAAAGCAAGGCTGCTCTGTGAACTaattagaaagagggaaaaaaccaAGAGAGAGCTAGTCAAGGC AAAAGCCGAGGAGAAGCAGGTGCAATTGGCTCCTCTAGTGCATCTACTACTACAGACCATTGATGTAATTCAAGAGAAGGATCAACAAATGATATTTGCTGAACCAGTTGACTTTGAtgag GTTCTTGACTATCTTGATGTGGTAAAACATCCTATGGATCTCTCCACCATGAGACAGAAGGCTGAGACACATCAATACCGCACAATTGATCAGTTTGCGAGTGACTTTGAGCTGATGATTGACAACTGTCTCACCTATAATGCAAAAGAAACCATTTTCTATAGAACAGCTGTCAAGTTACGGGACCAGGTAAACCGA GGTGGTGCTATCATTCGTCAACTCCGAAGAAATGTTGAGAACATTGGATTTGATATGGAAACTGGGTTGCTACTACCACACCGACCCAAACCTTTGCCAGAGTACTCAGATAATAAGATAATCAAGgaag TTGATGATGCCCTggttgctgatggtgatgattcgGCAAGTCTAGAAGATCGAGAGAAAGCACTGCTTGAGCTCCTAGATAAAGCAAACATGATTCGACATCATGTAGCGCGCATTAAGCGTGTAAAACTTATTAG acGAGAGATTGGGATAGTGCGCAGGAAACTGGCAATGAATAATTCTGGAAATAGTCATTACAAGGCCAGTGTAACATACTACGACAGTGATGACGACAGTGATAAGGATGATTCCG ATATAGATAATAGCTCAGTCATTGATGACGAGGCCGAACCTGGCGAGCCAAGCAGGCCAAGCACACCACCTCCGCTGGCAGCAAAAATGGTTAATGTCCACCTGTCCCACACCCCTAAGACACCCTTGAGCAGTCGAAAGGTGTCTCTGTCGTCACCTATGACCACTCCTGTGCAGCGAGGTCGTCAACGCAAGGCAGGGTTCAGAGGCACACCAAAG GATGATGGGAAACAGAAGCGCATTGACTCCTTCTTCGAGCGAATCAATAAGAACTCTCAGAGAGAATCAGATCATCCTGACCATGCAGCCACACTTGCAGATGAGAGTAAAGCAGCTAAACCAGAGAAAGAAG attCTGCTCAGGAGACTCCCAAGAAGCGAGGTCCTGGGCGCCCTCCTAAGCGACTCAGAACGCTGTCAGGTCCATCTACAAGTCCCCCGGCCAAAAAGc AAGTAGAGAGTGACTCAACGGAGCCTGTGACGCCAACCAAAGAAAGCAGTGAAGATGGGCCAGAGGAGGAGCCCCCCTCTGTACCTAGCTCTCCATCTGGGGTGAATCGCCGCACGTCAGTACTCTTTACAAAGAAAGCTGGGGCACTGTTTAAG CCAGACAGTTCATCTCCCCAGAAACGCATATCACGCCAACGTCGGGCATCAGAGAGCACACAGGGCACTAATAGTGATGTTGAAATTCAGTCACCAGAAAAGACACCAAAGTCgacaaacaagaaaaagggaCATCTAATG AATACAGGGTTGACTAATGGAGTAAGTGTTGACTCCGGTGTTATTTGCCATCAGAACACAAAGTCGGGctcctccctgtccttccctgAAAACATCTCAATCTTAGATCTCTCAGACAGTGGGACACCTCCATCCAAGGATTCCTTCAAGATGTATCGACAGGGAGGAG AGATACCCCCAGAGACCGATGAGGATACACACTCTGAATCCAACTCCAGCATGACGGACACAGAGGATGACACTGCTTCAGACACGGATTCAGAAGGTGTTGGTAGTGAGTCTGACTCTAGTGTGGCAGTTGATTCACCTGGCTCAGGTCACACTGGAGATCAGATTCCTCTAGAACCTCTTGACCTTGTTTGGGCTAAGTGTCGGGGTTACCCTTGGTATCCTGCTCTG attatcAACCCCAAGATGCCTAAAACAGGCTACTTCCACAATGGTGTTCCAATTCCAGTACCTCCAGATGATGTTTTAGCATTGGCTAATAATTACCCTTCACCAATGTACTTAGTGTTGTTCTTTGATAATAAACGCACTTG GCAATGGCTGCCCCGTAATAAGTTAGAGCCCCTTGGAGTGGACTCAACCTTGGATAAGGCCAAACTTGTGGAATCCCGTAAACCAGCTGAAAGGAAAGCTGTGAAGAAGGCGTATGAAAAGGCCATCTTACATCGATGCAGGGTGACTGGAGAAAACACAGGACTCAGTGGGGAATCAGAGAATGAGGAAGCAAGTTGA